The nucleotide window AGTCCGAGGATGTCCTCGGAGTGGTTGGTGAACGAGTATGCGGGGTAGTTGCGACCATAGACGATCCGTCGATGGCGACAACCATCCGAATCGATGCAGCCGCGTAGAAAATCCCCAGGAAAGTCCGCAACGATCGCGCTCTGCCAGTCGACTAGGGCTATGGGTCGTGCGTTCTTTCGGCCGGGACCATGCTGTGGAAACAGCATAGGCCATCCCTTGAAGTAACACGTCACGACGGTGGCACCGCCGTGGCGGCGAAGTCCAATCCGGTGCCTCGGCAGGAGCGTCTGGATCGCGACCGAGGCTTGTCGGATGCCGCGCTGATCGTTCCGGTGAAGATAGATCTCGAGCCGATATGTGCGGGGCATCCGGCACACATATCCGTCGCCGAGGTACATCCCGAGCAGATAGCTGTACGCGGAGCGCTCGGTTGTTGTGAGCAGCAGTGGTAGGGGCGGCAGGATTCGAACCTGCAAGTCCTTACGGACCGAGGGTTTTAAGCCCTCCGCGGTTGCCCGTTTCGCCACGCCCCCATGTCGACGCTATTCTGTCATTTACGGCGCTCCCACAGCGAATACAATGCCTCGCTTCTCGTACACTGGCGGAAGAAATTGGAGGCGGCGAGCGGATTCGAACCGCTGAATAGAGGTTTTGCAGACCTCCGCCTTAACCACTTGGCTACGCCGCCTCGAGGCGAGGACCACCGAAGCCGGAGCTGGAGCGGGAAACGGGATTCGAACCCGCGACCCCGACCTTGGCAAGGTCGTGCTCTACCACTGAGCTATTCCCGCAGCCCCTAACCGTGACCGCGGGGTATTTTACCACGCGGCGCGAAACGGTCCGCCCACTTACCCGGCCGCCTCTCGCAATGCCGTCGCCGCATCCTCGGGGGCCACGGGATTGATGAAAAACCCACTGCCCCACTCGAAACCGGCGATCCGCGTGAGCTTGGGGATGATCTCCAGGTGCCAGTGGAAGTGCTCTCGCGCCGGCTCGCCCAACGGGGCGGTGTGCAGCACGAAATTGAACGGCGGATCGTTGAGGACCAGGTTCATCCGGCGCAGGAAGCTCCCCAGGACGCCGGCCAGCGCCCGCAGGGCCTCGACCGACGACTCCTCGTAGGCCGCGGCGTGGCGGGCGGGAAGGATCCAGGCCTCGAAGGGGAAGCGCGGGGCGAAGGGGGCCAGGGCCACGAAGCCGTCGGTGTCGAGGATCACCCGCCGGCGGCTCCGGCGCTCCGTACGGACGACGTCGCACCACACGCAGCGCTCCTTGATCCCGTAGTACTGCGCGGCCCCGGCCAGCTCCTCGGTGACCATGATCGGGATGATGGGGGTGGCGATGAGCTGGGAATGCGGGTGCTCGATCGACGCTCCGGCCGCCTCGCCGTGGTTCTTGAAAATCAGGATGTACTGGAAGCGCGGGTCCTTTTTGAGGTCGAGCATTCGCTCGCGAAAGGCCAGCAGCACGTCGGCCACGGCCTCGAGCGGCATCGTGGCCAGCGTGGCCTCGTGCTGGGGGGCCTCGATGACGACCTCGTGGGCCCCCACCCCGTTCATCCGATCGAACGGCCCCTCTCCCGAGGGCTCCAGCTCCCCCTCGATGCGCAGGGCCGGAAACTTGTTCGAGACCACGCGGAACGTCCAGCCCGGGCGGTTCGCCTCCCCGCCGGGGGGACGCCCGGCCAGGATCTCGGGCGGCGTCTTGTCCTCATGACCGGGGCAGAACACACAGCTGACGAGGCGGGGCCGCGCGGGCTCGGGACCGAAGTCAGACGGGCGCCGGCCCCGCTCGGCCGAGATGATGACCCACCGGCCTACGACGGGATCCTTGCGCAACTCAGACACGGCGCCCACCCCTCATGCTTCCTCCTCCGGCCGCGCCGCCCGGCTCAGCAGAGACGCCAGTGCCTCGTGGGGTGGCTTACCCGAGAACAGCACCGCCGCCACCTCCTGACAGATCGGCAGGGCCACCCCGTGGCGCTCGGCCAGCGCCACCGCCGAGGCCACCGTCCGCGCCCCTTCGGCGATCATCCGGCTCTCGCCTTCGACCGCGGCTTGCGTCTGTCCGCGAGCCAGAGCCATGCCGAGCGCGCGGTTGCGCGAGAGACTGCCCGTGCAGGTCAGGACGAGATCACCGAGACCGGCGAGTCCGGCCAGGGTCCTGGGCTGGCCGCCCATCGCCACACCCAGACGCGTGATCTCGGCGAGCCCTCGAGCGACCAGCGCGGCGCGCGCATTCTCGCCCAGTCCCAGTCCGTCGGCCAGGCCGGTGGCGATGGCGATCACGTTCTTCAGGGCCCCGCCGACTTCCACGCCGACCACGTCACGGCTGGTGTACAGCCGGAACTCCCGGGTGCCGAGCGCGGCCTGGAGCTGGAGGGCCAGGGCCTCGTCGCGGGCCGCGATCACGCAGGCGGTGAGCCGGCCCAGGGCCACTTCGCGAGCGAACGTGGGTCCGGAGAGCGCGGCCACCGACGCCTGGGGGAAATGCTCGGCGACCAGCTCGGTCATCCGCAGGTGGCGTCGGGGATCGAGGCCCTTCGTCGCCGAGACGATCGGCGCGCCGACGGGTACCCGGCCGAGCATCTTCAGCGTGGCGCCGAAGAATTCCGAGGGAACGACCAGGACGACGATCGCCACGTCATGGAGAGCTTCGGCCGGGTCGACGGTCGGCCAGATGTTCGGCGGACAGTCGACGTCGTTCAGGTAGATCGGGTTGCGTCGCGCGGTCCGGATGCCCTCCACCACTTCGCGCTCGCGGGCCCAGAGCCGGACGGTGGTGCCGGCCCGCGCCAGATGGATCGCCAGCGCCGTGCCCCAGCTGCCCGCGCCGACGACACCGACCGTCACGCCGACTGTCGTCGCTCGCCGAGTCGGCGCTCGGTCCCGGCGAGCAGACGCCCGATGTTGTCACGATGGCGATAGATCACGATGGCCGCCCCCACCGCGCAGGCGGCCACGGACTCTGGCGGGTAGCCGAGGAGCAGCGCCCCCAGCGGGACGCAGAGGGCCGCCATCAGCGAAGCCAGCGACACATAGCGAAACGTGAGCGCGGTCACCAGCCACACCAGGGCCGCCGGGGCCGTGGCCCAGGGTGCTACCCGCAAGAACGCCCCGAGCCCGGTGGCCACACCTTTGCCGCCGCGGAAGCGGAGATACACCGACCAGCAATTGCCGACGATGGCCGCCACCGCCGCCAACGCCGAGGCCACCGGGCCACCGCCCCCGACGACCGTCCCCGCCATCACCGCGACGAAGCCCTTGGCGATGTCCCCGCCGAGCGTGAGGACGCCGGGTAGACGCCCCGCCGTCCGCAGCACGTTGGCGGCTCCGATGTTTCCACTGCCGTGGGAGCGGACGTCGACGATACCGAAGGCGCGCGCCACCAGGAAGCCGATGGGAATGGCGCCGATGAGATAGGCTGTGAGCGCGCCGGCCAGAAATGTCACGACCAGCGGTCTTCGTCCGGCACGATCGCGCGGTAATCAGCCTTCCGGAAGAAGCGGTAGAAGTAATCGACACCCGACACGACGGTCAGGGCCACCGCGCACCACAGCACGGCGGTGGCGGTGTGGTGGAACATCGGGGCCCCCACGCTCTTCTCGATGATGAGCAGGGTGATGGCGGCGAACTGGCTGACCGTCTTCCACTTGGCCAGCCGCGAGGCCGGCACGATGACCCCCACGCTGCCGGCGACCGCCCGTAACCCGGTGACCGCCAGCTCCCGGCCGATGATGACGACCACGATCCAGGCGGCGATCTTGTCGATCTGCAGCAGCGAGACCAGGGCGGCGGCCACCAGCAGCTTGTCGGCGATGGGGTCTAGCAGCGTCCCCAGCGTGGTCACCTGGTTGCGCCGACGGGCCAGGACCCCGTCTGCCCAGTCGGTCAGCGAGGCCAGGATGAAAATGGCCGCGGCGATCACCGCGTGGACCCGAGACGACGAGATGAGGAAGACGATGAGGAGAGGGACGGCGATGATCCGCGTCAGCGTGAGACCGATCGGCAAGTTCACGTCCGCACCCCGCGCGTGCGACGCGTCACTCCGGGCATTATCGAGGTCCGCGAACGACCTTGTCAATTTCCGGCCGGTACACGGGCACCAGCGTCGTCGTGTCGAGGAGCAGGCAGGCGGCGACGTCGGCCCCCCGGCCGCGGCGGGCGAGGTGGCGCGCCCACGACGAGGCCTCGGCGAGTCGGGTGACGTCCTTGCCATAGCCGGCCGCCTCCCGCATGGCCTCGCGGGCCGCCGGCGTCGGCGCCAGGGCCGGCTCGTGGCCGGTCATCCGCTCCACGAGCAGCCCGGCCGCCACCAGGTCCTCCAGTGACGTCCGGCCGCGCTCGCCGGCGCACGCCACCAGGATCTCGCGACCGCCGGCCAGGGCCCACTCGGCCGCCGCTCCGAGGTTGACCAGGGCCCCCACCCCGATGGCCAGCGCCCGCCGGGCCGCCAGCAGGGCCCGCGTGCCGTTGCTCGTGGACAGCACGATGGTCCGCCCCGCCACACGCTCGGCGGCGTATTCGAGCGGGGAGTTGCCCAGGTCGAAGCCGGCAATGGGCTCGCCCCGCCGCTCGCCGGCGAGCAACCACGATGCCGGCGGCAATGTTTCGGCCACGCGGCGGGCGGTCTCGGGGTCGGCGACGGGGATGAGACTCTCACAGCCGTTGGTCAGGGCCGCGATCATGCTGGTGCTGGCCCGGAGGATGTCGACGACGAGGACCGTGCGCGACTCGACGTGGGCGCTCGCCAGTGCCTCCGCGGTGGGCACCACATCGATGCGCACAGATTAGCTCTGGCGGTCCCGCAGCGCGCGGATCCTCAGGCGCAGCGCATTCAGAGCGATGAAGCCCTCGGCGTCGCGCTGGCGATAGACCGAGTCGGCCTCGAAGGTGGCGAAGTCTGTCCGGTACAGCGAGCGGGGCGACCGCCGACCCGTCACGGTGACCTGGCCCTTGTAGAGCTTCAGGCGCGCGGTGCCGGTGACGTCCTGGGCACACTCGTCGAGTAGCGCCTGCAGGGCCCGGCGCTCCGGCGCGAACCAGAACCCGTAGTAGATCATCTCGGCGTAGCGCGGCACCAGCGAGTCACGCAGGTGCAACAGCTCTCGGTCGAGGGCGAGCGACTCCACCGCCCGCCGGGCGGCGTGCAGAATGGTGCCGCCCGGGGTCTCGTACACCCCCCGAGACTTCATGCCCACGAAGCGGTTCTCGACCAGGTCCAGGCGGCCGATCCCGTGCTCGGCCCCGACCTGGTTCAGCCGCTCGAGGAGAGCCACCGGCCCCAGTCGCTGGCCGTCCACCGCCACCGGATCGCCGCGCTCGAAGTCCACAGTCACCGCGACCGGCACGTCGGGAGCCGCTTCGGGGGAGTTGGTGAGCAGGAACATCTTGTCGGGCGGCTCGGTCCAGGGATCTTCGAGGATGCCGCCCTCGTAGGAGATGTGAAAGAGATTCCGGTCCGTGGAGTACGGCCGCTCGACGGTGACCGGCACGGGGATGTCGTGCCGGCGAGCGAACTCGAGCAGAGCCGACCGCGAGCCGAGCTCCCACTCCCGCCAGGGGGCGATCACCCGCAAGTGGGGCGCCAGCGCGGCATAGGTCAGCTCGAAGCGCACCTGATCGTTGCCCTTGCCGGTGGCGCCGTGGGCCACGGCATCCGCGCCCTCGCGCAGGGCCACCTCCACCTGGGCCCGGGCGATGAGCGGCCGGGCGATCGACGTGCCGAGCAGGTAGCCGCCCTCGTAAACGGCGTTGGCCCGCAGCATGGGAAAGATGAAGTCCCGGACGAATTCCTCGCGCAGGTCGACGATGTGCACTGCTGCCGCCCCCGTGCGCAGGGCCTTGTCGCGGACGGTCAGGAGCTCCTCGCCCTGCCCCAGATCGGCGCAGAAGGCGACGACCTCGCAGTGGTAGCGCTCCTTGAGCCAGCGCAGGATCACCGAGGTGTCGAGCCCTCCCGAGTACGCCAGGACGACTCGCTTGGGATCAGACATCGTCGAGGGAGCCTCCCAGCAGCTCCAGGATGATGGCCTTCTGCGCGTGCAGGCGGTTCTCGGCCTGGTCCAGCACGATGCTGTGAGGCCCGTCGAGGACGGCGTCGGTGATCTCCTCACCCCGGTGAGCGGGCAGGCAGTGCATCACGAGCACGCTGCGCTTGGCGAAGCCCACCACGCGGTCGTTGATCTGGTAACGACTGAACGCCTCGCGGCGCCGCTCCCGCTCCGCTTCCTGGCCCATGCTGATCCAGGTGTCGGTGTAGAGGATGTCGGCGTCGGTGGCGGCCTCCCGGGGGTCAGCCGTGATGGTCAGCCGGCTGCCCAGGCTGCGCGCGCGTGCCTGCACGTCGGCGGCCGGCTCGTAGCCGGGGGGGCAGGCCACCGCGACCTCCGTGCCGAGCAGGGCGCCCAGCAGCATCACCGAGTGGCACACGTTGTTGCCATCGCCGATCCAGGCCAGCCGCGTCGTGGCCAGGTCGAGGCCACGCTCCCACAGGGTGAAGTAGTCGGCCAGCGCCTGGCAGGGGTGCTCGACGTCGCTGAGCCCGTTGATGACGGGGACGGTAGCGTGGCGGGCCAGCGTCTCGACGCTGGAATGGGCGTGGACGCGGGCCGCGATGCCGTCCACCCAGCGCGAGAGATTGCGGGCCACGTCGGGAACGGACTCCCGGGTGCCCATGCCGACCTCGCTGCCGGCGAGATAGACGGCGCGGCCGCCGAGCTGAACGATCCCCACCTCGAACGTCACGCGTGTGCGGAGCGAGGGTTTCTCGAAGATCAGGGCCAGCGTCCGCCCGGCCAGAGGCGTCGCCCGGTCGCCGGTCTTCCACCGCTGCTTGAGGGCGGCGGCGATTCTGAAGAGGTGCAGCGACCGCTCCGGCGTGAGGTCGCCGGCCGAGAGGAAGTGGGTCATGCCCCCGTCGCGTCGAGGACGGCGTCGATCGTGTCGAGGGCTCGCTGACAGTCCTGCTCGTCCACGATCAGCGGCGGGGCCAGGCGCAGCACCCGCTCGCCGGCCGTCAGGACCAGGAGGCCTCGCTCCCGGCAGGCGTCGACCACGGGGCCGGCGGCCTGCCGGAGCTCGGCGCCGATGAGCAGGCCACGTCCGCGGACCTCGCGGATGATCGAGCGCCGGCGCGCCATGGCCCGGAGGCCATCCATGAGGCCGCGGCCGAGCCGATCGGCGCGCTCGGGTAGCTTGTCGCCGATCACCGTGCTCAGCGCGGCCAGCGCCACCGAGGCGACGAAGGGCGTCCCGCCGAATGTCGATGCGTGGCTGCCCGCGGTCAGGGCCCGGGCGACGTCCTCGCGCGCCAGCATGGCGCCGATGGGGACGCCGTTGGCCAGCGCCTTGGCCAACGTCATGATGTCGGGCTCGATGTCGGAGTGCTGGTAACCCCACAGGCGCCCGGTCCGCCCCACCCCCGTCTGAATCTCGTCGAAGATGAGCAACGCGCCGGACTCGTCGCAGAGCTTGCGGAGCCCGGGCAGATAGTCGTCGTCGGGGACGTTGACGCCGCCCTCGCCCTGGATGGGCTCGACGAGGATCGCGGCCGTGCGGTTGTCGATCGCGCGCGCCATGGCCCGGAGGTCGTTGTAGGGCACGTGCTTGAAGCCCGGCATGAGCGGCTCGAAGCCGTGCTGGTACTTCTCCTGGCCGGTGGCCGTCACGGTGGCCAGGGTCCGCCCGTGGAAGGACTCGCGCGTCGCGATCACCTCGTAGCGGTCGGAGGCGAACCGCTCCTTGGCGTATTTGCGGGCGAGCTTCAGCGCGGCCTCGTTGGCCTCGGCCCCCGAGTTGCAGAAGAACACCCGATCCGCGAAGGAGTGCTCGCACAGGAGCTTGGCCAGGTGGATCTGCGGCGCGGTGTGGAACAGGTTCGACACGTGCAGCAGCGTGGCGGCCGCCTCCCGGATGGCGCCGGTCACCCGGGGATGGCAGTGCCCGAGCGCGGTCACCGCGATGCCGGCGGTGAAATCCAGGTACTCGCGGCCGTCGGAATCCCATAGCCGCGCGCCCTCGCCGCGGACGATGCAGATGGGAGCCCGACCGTAGTTGGGCGTGTGATAGCGGGCCGACCACTCGAGCAGGGTCTTGGTGTCCATCAGAGCACGATCTCGGTTCCAATGCCTTCGCGGGTGAACAGCTCGAGCAGGATGGCATGGGGGACCCGGCCGTCGACGATGTGGGCCTTGGCGCTGCCCCCGGTGAGCGCCCGCAACGCGGACTCCACCTTGGGCAGCATGCCGCCCTCGATCACACCCTCCTGCATCAGGCGCTCGGCTTCCTTGCGGGCGAGCGTGCTCACCAGCCGGCCGGCGCCGTCCAGAATGCCCTGCACGTCGGTGAGGTGGATCAGCTTCTCCGCGGCCAGCGCCGCGGCCACTTCCCCGGCCGCCAGATCGCCGTTGACGTTGTAGCTGTTGCCGTGGTCACCCACGGCGACCGGGGCGATGACCGGGATGAAGCCGTGCTCTTCCAGCAGCCGGATCGGCTCGGGGTTCACGGACTCCACCTCGCCGACGAGGCCGATGTCGACTTCCTCGCCCGACGGCAGCCGGTGGGGCCGCCGGCGGGCCCGGATCAGGTCGGCGTCCTTGCCGGAGAGGCCCACGGCGCGGCCCCCGTGGTGGTTGATGAGCGCGACGATCTCCTTGTTGATCTTGCCCACCAGCACCATCTCCACGATCTCCATGGTCTCCTCGTCGGTCACCCGCATGCCGCCCACGAAACGGGGTTCCTTCCCCAACCGCTTCATGAGGGCGCCGATCTGCGGGCCGCCGCCATGGACGATCACCGGGTTGATGCCGACCAGCTTCAGGAGAATGACGTCGAGGGCGAACGTCTGCTTGAGGTCGCCCTGCTCCATGGCCGAGCCGCCGTACTTGATGACGATGGTCTTGCCGCGAAACTCCCGGATGTAGGGCAGCGCCTCCATCAGGATCTCGGCCCGGCGCAGGGCGTCGATGTTCACAGGCTCCGCCCCCCTTCGGCTGCCGGTCGCATGGCCGCGTTCACCGGTGAGCCGCCTCTCACAGGATGTAGCGCGACAGGTCTTGATCGCGCGCGATGTCGCCCAGCCGCTGATGGACGTAGTCGGCGTCCACGGTGATCTCTTTGCCGCCCAGATCGGGAGCGCCGAACGAGACTTCGTCCAGGAGTCGCTCCATAATGGTGTAGAGACGGCGAGCCCCGATGTTCTCGGTGGCCGTGTTCACCCGCGTGGCGATGTCGGCCACCGCCTCGATGGCGTCCGGCGTGAATCGCAAGCTCACCGCCTCCGTCTTCAGCAGCTCCACGTATTGCGTGATCAAGGCGTTCCGGGGCTCCGTCAGAATGCGGACGAAATCGTTCCGCGTCAAGGGGTCTAGCTCCACACGGATGGGGAAGCGGCCCTGGAGTTCCGGGATGAGATCCGACGGCTTGGTGACGTGGAAGGCCCCCGCCGCGATGAACAGGATGTGGTCCGTACGGACGATGCCGTACTTGGTGGTGACGGCCGAGCCCTCGACGATGGGCAGCAGGTCGCGCTGCACGCCTTCGCGGCTGACATCCGGGCCGCGCCCGCCCTCGCGCCCGGCCACCTTGTCGAGCTCGTCGACGAACACGATGCCGGAGTTCTCCACCCGCCGCACGGCCTGGCTCACCGCCTCGTCGTGATCGACGAGCTTCTGGGCCTCCTCCTGAACGAGCAGGCGCCGGGCCTCGCCCACGCGGAGGCGCCGCCGCTTCGTGCGGCTGGGCAGGATGTTGGACAGCATGTCCCGGAGATTGATGCCCATCTCCTCCATGCCCTGTCCGGAGAAGACCTCCACCATGGGCATGGCCTGTTGCTGGGTCTCCAGCTCCACCATCCGGTCGTCCAGGCGCCCGCTGCGGAGCTGGGCCCGCAGCTTGTCCCGGGTGGCTTCGCGCGCTCCTGCCCCGACTTCCTCGAGCGACTCGCTGGAGAAGGGCTCGCGGCCGCGGGGCAGCAGCAGGTCGAGGAGTCGATCCTCGGCGAGGTCCTCGGCCTTGTCCTGGACGGCGGCCACCATCTCGGCCTTGACCATGTTGACGGCGAGCTCGGTCAGCTCCCGGATCATCGACTCCACGTCGCGCCCCACGTACCCGACCTCGGTGTACTTGGAGGCCTCGACCTTGACGAAGGGCGCCTGGGCCAGCTTGGCCAGACGGCGGGCGATCTCGGTCTTGCCCACGCCGGTGGGCCCGATCATGATGATGTTCTTGGGCGCGACCTCGTCGCGGAGCTCGGCGGGAAGGTTCTGGCGCCGCCAGCGGTTGCGCAGGGCGATGGCGACGGCGCGCTTGGCCCGCTCCTGTCCCACGATGTAGCGGTCCAGCTCGGCGACGATCTGTGCAGGCGTCAACCCGGCGTTCACAACACCTCGACCGCGATGTGCTCGTTAGTGTACACGCAGATACCCGCCGCGATGCGCATGGCTTCGCTGACGATGCGCTGGGCGTCGAGCTCGGTGTGGGCGATCAGCGCACGGGCCGCCGCCAGCGCATAAGGACCGCCGGAGCCGATGCCGATGAGCCCGTCGTCGGGCTCGATGAGGTCTCCGGTCCCCGACACGATGAAGCTGTGGTCGCGATCGGCCACCGCCAGCAAGGCCTCCAGGCGCCGGAGCACGCGGTCGGCGCGCCAGTCCTTGGCCAGCTCGACGGCGGCCCTGGCCAGGTTGCCGTGAAACTCCTCCAGCCGACCCTCGAAGCGGCCGAACAGCGTGAAGGCGTCGGCGGCGGCGCCGGCGAAGCCCGCCAGCACCCGGTCCTGGTAGAGCTTGCGGACCTTGCGCGCGCCCGCCTTGACGACGGTCTGGCCGATCGTGACCTGTCCGTCGCCGCCGATCGCCACCTGGCCGCGATGGCGAACGCAGAGGACGGTGGTGGCGCGGATGGGTGCAGCCGAGGCGCGCGAACGCTGCTTCTGTTGTAGCGGGGGCCGCGAGGCCGGCTCGGACCGAGGGTGGCCTGGCCGGGGAGCGGCGTGGCTTCGTTGTTTTTCCGGATTGATCATCTCGAATGTTCCCAATTCATCGCCCGGTCCCGGGATCAATCAACTGGGTTGGCGGCGGGCGCGGGGGTGGGCGTGGTCGTAGACGCGCAAGAGCTGCGTCGCGCTCACGTGTGTGTAGCGCTGGGTCGTCGACAACCGGCTGTGACCGAGCAGCTCCTGAATCATCCGCAAATCCGCGCCCCGGTCGAGGAGGTGCGTGGCGAACGTGTGGCGCAGCGTGTGGGGGGTCACCCGCCGGCTGATCCCGGCGGCCCGCGCTCGCCGCCGCACGATGTCGAAGATGCGCCGCACGCCCAGCCGGTGGGTCCGCCGGCCCGGGAACAGCGGCCCGGCCCCGGATCCGCGGGTTCGGAGGTACGCGTCGAGCGCGTCGGCGGCCTGGGCGCCGTAGGGGACGATCCGCTCCTTGCCCCCCTTGCCGAGCACACGGACCGTGCGCTGGACCAGATCCACGTCGTCGAGGTCCAGTCCGGCGAGCTCCGACACCCGGAGCCCGCTGGCGTAGAGCAACTCGAGCACGGCCCGATCCCGCTCGGGAGCGGGCCCCCCATCCAGCAGGGCCTGCGACTCCTCGATGGGCAGAAAGGTGGCCAGCTTGCGGCCCAGGCGCGGGCCGCGGACGTCGGCGGCGGGATTGTCGGGAAGCTGGCCCCGACGGACGAGGAACCGGAGCCAGCTCCGCAAGGCCGCCAGCTTGCGAGCGATCGACGCCGGCTCCAGCCCCCGCCCG belongs to Candidatus Methylomirabilota bacterium and includes:
- the hslV gene encoding ATP-dependent protease subunit HslV, translating into MRATTVLCVRHRGQVAIGGDGQVTIGQTVVKAGARKVRKLYQDRVLAGFAGAAADAFTLFGRFEGRLEEFHGNLARAAVELAKDWRADRVLRRLEALLAVADRDHSFIVSGTGDLIEPDDGLIGIGSGGPYALAAARALIAHTELDAQRIVSEAMRIAAGICVYTNEHIAVEVL
- the xerA gene encoding site-specific tyrosine recombinase/integron integrase, whose amino-acid sequence is MSDPLEAFLRYLRVEKQLSPHTLRSYRSDLDQFRAFCAEAAAGPVVGDGLRALDARIVRAWLMHLHGRGLEPASIARKLAALRSWLRFLVRRGQLPDNPAADVRGPRLGRKLATFLPIEESQALLDGGPAPERDRAVLELLYASGLRVSELAGLDLDDVDLVQRTVRVLGKGGKERIVPYGAQAADALDAYLRTRGSGAGPLFPGRRTHRLGVRRIFDIVRRRARAAGISRRVTPHTLRHTFATHLLDRGADLRMIQELLGHSRLSTTQRYTHVSATQLLRVYDHAHPRARRQPS